One part of the Glycine soja cultivar W05 chromosome 11, ASM419377v2, whole genome shotgun sequence genome encodes these proteins:
- the LOC114375140 gene encoding cysteine-rich repeat secretory protein 38-like: MSSSKLFTTFLFSLNLALLLQTSFGADPLFHFCSNSENFTANSPYESNLKTLINSLIYKTPSTGFGVGSVGQYQNQKAYALALCRGDVSASECKTCVSEAPKEILSRCPYNKGAIIWYDYCMFKYLDTDFLGKIDNTNKFYMWNLKNVSDPATFNYKTRELLSQLAQKAYVNNKLYATGEAKLENSETLYGLTQCTRDLSSSDCKKCLDDAINELPNCCDGKEGGRVVSGSCNFRYEIYPFVKE; this comes from the coding sequence ATGTCTTCCTCAAAGCTCTTCaccacttttcttttctcactAAACTTAGCTCTCCTTCTCCAAACATCTTTTGGAGCCGACCCTCTCTTCCATTTCTGTTCAAATTCTGAGAACTTCACAGCCAACAGTCCCTATGAATCAAACTTGAAAACACTCATCAACTCACTCATCTACAAGACCCCTTCAACTGGTTTTGGTGTTGGCTCTGTGGGCCAATACCAAAACCAAAAGGCATATGCGCTTGCCCTTTGCCGCGGCGACGTGTCGGCCTCAGAGTGCAAAACTTGTGTCTCTGAGGCACCCAAAGAAATCCTCAGTCGCTGTCCATACAACAAAGGTGCCATCATTTGGTACGACTATTGCATGTTCAAGTACTTGGACACTGACTTCCTTGGCAAAATTGACAACACAAACAAGTTCTACATGTGGAACTTGAAAAATGTGAGTGACCCTGCAACGTTTAACTATAAGACTAGAGAGTTATTGAGCCAGCTTGCTCAGAAAGCTTATGTGAATAATAAATTGTATGCAACTGGAGAGGCGAAGCTTGAGAATTCGGAGACACTTTATGGTTTGACTCAGTGCACTAGAGATCTTTCTAGCAGTGATTGCAAGAAGTGTCTTGATGATGCAATCAATGAACTCCCAAATTGTTGTGATGGCAAAGAAGGAGGTAGAGTTGTGAGTGGAAGCTGCAACTTCCGTTATGAGATATACCCCTTTGTTAAGGAGTAA
- the LOC114373371 gene encoding cysteine-rich repeat secretory protein 38-like: MLSIFRSLFPSKEAILLVPYFVSDPSPYGANLNQLFELLHTKVPPTGFGHATKKLQERCPPKKKGTIVWYDYCLIKYSNEYFFGEIDEKNKFYMVNIYDVDDPATFGDKVNELLSGLSYTASQIPMLYAISDLPNYCDGKQGARVVGGSCYVRYELYPIVEAP, encoded by the exons ATGCTCTCCATCTTTCGTTCTCTCTTTCCCTCCAAGGAGGCAATTCTATTAGTCCCTTATTTCGTTTCTGATCCCAGCCCTTATGGTGCCAACTTAAACCAGTTGTTTGAGCTGTTACACACCAAAGTACCTCCTACTGGTTTTGGACATG CAAccaaaaagcttcaagagaGGTGCCCCCCAAAGAAGAAGGGGACAATAGTTTGGTACGATTACTGCCTTATTAAGTACTCAAATGAATACTTCTTTGGTGAAATTGATGAGAAGAACAAGTTCTATATGGTTAACATCTACGACGTGGATGACCCCGCTACTTTCGGTGATAAAGTCAATGAATTGCTAAGTGGTTTGTCTTATACTGCTTCTCAAATTCCCATGTTGTATGCTATTAGTGATCTTCCCAATTATTGTGATGGAAAGCAAGGTGCACGGGTTGTGGGTGGGAGTTGCTATGTTAGATATGAACTATACCCTATTGTTGAGGCTCCCTAG
- the LOC114374295 gene encoding uclacyanin 1-like produces MGVPEMMFRVSFVAILIKLALATNYIVGGPNGGWDTNSNLQSWASSQIFSVGDSLVFQYPPNHDVVEVTKADYDSCQPTSPIQSYNDGTTTIPLTSLGKRYFICGTIGHCSQGMKVEIDTLASATNSVTPAASPEDSTTSPAESPEVSSASPEESPEDIIPSAPSPLFQAHLESPTFSPVFPSTEFPASASPLAQHSSDLSASSTSKGNLQAYFVVVLSFLIMFITF; encoded by the exons ATGGGTGTTCCTGAAATGATGTTCAGGGTATCTTTTGTTGCTATACTCATCAAATTGGCCTTGGCCACAAATTACATTGTTGGAGGACCAAATGGTGGGTGGGACACAAACTCAAACCTTCAATCATGGGCATCATCCCAAATATTTTCAGTGGGAGACAGTCTTG TTTTCCAATACCCGCCAAACCATGACGTGGTTGAAGTTACAAAGGCAGATTATGACTCTTGCCAGCCAACTAGCCCAATTCAGTCTTACAATGATGGCACCACAACCATCCCTCTCACTTCACTAGGGAAAAGATACTTCATCTGTGGAACAATAGGACATTGCAGCCAAGGAATGAAGGTTGAAATAGATACTCTTGCCAGTGCAACAAATTCTGTCACACCAGCAGCATCTCCTGAAGATTCTACTACTTCACCTGCAGAATCTCCTGAAGTTTCTAGTGCTTCACCTGAAGAATCTCCTGAAGATATTATTCCCTCAGCCCCAAGTCCATTGTTCCAAGCACATCTAGAAAGTCCTACTTTCTCTCCAGTCTTTCCTTCCACTGAATTTCCTGCTTCTGCTTCACCTCTAGCACAACATTCATCAGACTTGTCAGCTTCATCAACCAGTAAAGGAAATCTACAAGCCTACTTTGTGGTAGTGTTAAGCTTTCTAATCATGTTTATAACCTTCTGA
- the LOC114374294 gene encoding transcription factor bHLH115-like has product MDVNSSGGASDWLYDYGFDIPVAGSDFMASDSGGFRWGPQSHNFKGPSNMSLEMEYSLDSAVMENGPSKRLRTESCASGSKACREKLRRDKLNERFLELSSILEPSRQPKSDKVAILSDAARVVIQLRNEAKRLKEMNDELQAKVKELKGEKNELRDEKNRLKEEKEKLEQQVKVANIQPSFLPQAPDAKGQVGSHKLIPFIGYPGIAMWQFMSPAAVDTSKDHLLRPPVA; this is encoded by the exons ATGGACGTGAATTCCTCAGGCGGTGCCTCCGATTGGCTTTATGATTATGGCTTTGATATTCCTGTTGCTGGTTCTGACTTCATGGCTTCAGACTCTGGTGGTTTCCGTTGGGGGCCTCAGAGTCACAACTTCAAGGGTCCCTCAAATATGAG CTTGGAAATGGAATACTCACTGGATTCAGCTGTCATGGAAAATGGTCCTTCAAAGCG GTTAAGGACAGAATCATGTGCATCTGGCTCCAAGGCATGTCGTGAGAAATTACGAAGGGATAAACTAAATGAGAG GTTTCTGGAATTGAGTTCCATCCTGGAGCCTAGTAGGCAGCCCAAATCAGACAAAGTTGCAATATTAAGCGATGCGGCTCGAGTGGTAATCCAATTGAGAAATGAAGCCAAGAGGCTGAAGGAAATGAATGATGAACTACAGGCAAAAGTTAAAGAATTGAAG GGTGAGAAGAATGAGCTTCGTGATGAGAAGAATAGGTtgaaggaagagaaagaaaagttggagcAGCAAGTAAAAGTGGCAAATATACAACCCAGCTTCCTGCCTCAAGCCCCAGATGCTAAAGGACAAGTTGGTAGCCACAAGCTGATACCTTTCATTGGATACCCTGGAATTGCCATGTGGCAGTTTATGTCCCCTGCTGCAGTTGATACATCAAAGGATCACCTTCTTCGACCTCCAGTTGCATAA
- the LOC114375628 gene encoding uncharacterized protein LOC114375628, translated as MERGVGIFLCLLLVTMDISAGILGIEAEIAQNKVKHLRLWIFECKDPSHKAFMLGLAAAVLLALAHVIVNLVGGFNCLCSQQEADKASPNRQLSMACLILTWVVLAVGLSMLVIGTSSNNKSNGSCGFTHHHFLSTGGILCFVHALFSVVYYVSATAS; from the exons ATGGAAAGAGGAGTAGGCATTTTTCTTTGTCTCTTGCTTGTGACCATGGATATCTCAGCTGGGATTCTTGGCATTGAAGCTGAAATTGCACAAAACAAG GTGAAGCACTTGAGATTGTGGATATTTGAGTGCAAAGACCCAAGCCATAAGGCCTTCATGCTGGGGTTGGCTGCAGCAGTGCTTTTGGCATTAGCCCATGTTATAGTCAATTTGGTTGGCGGCTTCAATTGCCTTTGTTCTCAACAAGAGGCTGATAAGGCTTCTCCCAACAGACAACTCTCAATGGCTTGTCTTATTTTAACATG GGTCGTGTTGGCCGTTGGATTGAGCATGCTGGTGATAGGGACTTCGTCAAATAATAAGTCAAATGGTTCTTGTGGTTTCACTCACCATCACTTCTTGTCCACTGGTGGAATTTTGTGTTTTGTCCATGCCCTATTCAGTGTTGTATATTACGTTTCTGCCACTGCCTCTTAA
- the LOC114373370 gene encoding leucine-rich repeat extensin-like protein 3: MCYVGKATKIFIFIVTVLVVLGLVLGLGLLRRHHHNTSNKCSDESCIIPSPATTFPNPNFNTPTPPSPIDNNPTTPQTPPQLPNPNPIPPPPPPNSDNPSLPPPPPPEETTPPNPPSVAAPPMNTPTPGSAQVTPGPVHAMA, encoded by the coding sequence ATGTGTTACGTGGGGAAAGCAACAaagatcttcatcttcattgtGACGGTGCTCGTTGTTCTGGGTCTAGTTTTGGGATTAGGACTCCTTCGCCGCCACCACCACAACACTTCAAATAAATGCTCCGATGAGTCTTGCATTATTCCTTCACCAGCAACCACATTTCCGAACCCCAATTTCAATACACCAACCCCACCTTCCCCCATTGACAACAACCCCACAACCCCACAAACTCCTCCTCAGCttccaaatccaaatccaattcctcctcctcctcctcctaatTCCGATAACCCATCTTTGCCACCGCCTCCGCCGCCGGAGGAAACGACCCCTCCGAATCCTCCTAGTGTGGCGGCGCCACCTATGAACACACCAACACCAGGGTCGGCGCAGGTGACCCCAGGTCCTGTGCATGCTATGGCCTAG
- the LOC114375458 gene encoding beta-amylase-like, with product MENVVCAAQCGMGTKITLQFQERYNLQHGMSRRYGAICVERARKPRTTHCFFKSDCGHLKKERGVRVTLKAETAESKEQIHTSYKDPMLASYVPVYVMLPLGVVTNDNVLQDSAGLKNQLKELHAAGVDGVMVDVWWGIVESKGPQQYDWSAYRTLFKLVQDCKMKLQPIMSFHQCGGNVGDSVFIPLPKWVLEIGELDPNIFYTNNKGIRNKECISLGVDNQPLFHGRTPIELYTDYMRSFRENMKDFLESELMIDIEVGLGPAGELRYPSYTQNQGWVFPGIGQFQCYDKYLKDDFKEAATREGHPEWELPDNVGELNDAPESTKFFKSRGTYLTKKGKFFLTWYSNKLLIHGDEILDKANSVFLGCKVKLAAKIAGIHWLYKSKSHAAELTSGYYNLNRRDGYRPIARMLSRHKAVLNFTCLEMRNHEQPIEARSGAQELVQQVLSGCWMEKLEVAGENALARYDSEAYNQILLNARPNGISKWGPPKLKMYSMAYLRLSDELLQQTNFDIFKAFVRKMHANLDYCPEPERYYHFRVPMELSKPRIPLEVLLEATKPVKPYAWIPDDNHGTLDEIYDCVVDGLDFPDYY from the exons ATGGAAAACGTAGTGTGTGCAGCACAGTGTGGAATGGGGACAAAAATCACGCTTCAGTTTCAAGAAAGGTATAATTTACAGCATGGGATGTCAAGGAGGTATGGAGCTATATGTGTGGAGAGAGCGAGGAAACCAAGAACAACACATTGCTTCTTCAAATCGGATTGTGGCCACCTCAAGAAAGAACGAGGTGTTAGAGTGACGTTAAAAGCCGAAACTGCTGAATCTAAG GAACAGATTCATACAAGTTATAAAGACCCAATGCTTGCAAGTTATGTACCAGTATACGTGATGCTCCCA TTGGGAGTCGTTACAAATGACAATGTCTTACAAGACAGTGCGGGACTAAAGAACCAACTCAAGGAGCTACATGCAGCAGGGGTTGATGGGGTTATGGTTGATGTCTGGTGGGGTATAGTAGAATCTAAAGGACCTCAACAGTATGATTGGTCTGCTTATAGGACCTTGTTTAAATTGGTTCAAGATTGCAAAATGAAGTTACAACCTATAATGTCATTCCACCAATGTGGGGGAAATGTGGGAGATTCTGTTTTCATTCCACTTCCTAAATGGGTACTTGAAATTGGAGAATTAGACCCAAATATCTTTTACACCAACAACAAAGGTATCAGGAATAAGGAATGTATATCCCTCGGTGTAGACAACCAACCTCTGTTTCATGGACGAACTCCCATTGAG CTATACACCGACTACATGAGGAGCTTCAGagaaaatatgaaagattttCTTGAATCTGAGCTCATGATAGACATTGAAGTAGGGCTTGGACCTGCAGGAGAACTTAGATATCCTTCTTACACACAAAATCAGGGGTGGGTATTCCCTGGTATTGGACAATTTCAA TGCTATGACAAATATCTTAAAGATGATTTCAAAGAGGCTGCAACAAGGGAAGGTCATCCTGAATGGGAGCTGCCAGATAATGTTGGAGAATTGaatgatgcacctgaatctacAAAATTTTTCAAGTCAAGGGGAACTTATCTaacaaagaaagggaaattttTTCTAACATGGTATTCCAACAAATTATTGATCCATGGTGATGAGATCTTGGATAAAGCTAACAGTGTATTCCTTGGTTGCAAAGTGAAGTTAGCAGCAAAA atTGCGGGAATCCACTGGTTGTATAAATCAAAGAGCCATGCAGCAGAGCTTACTTCAGGATATTACAACTTGAATCGTAGAGATGGATATAGACCCATAGCAAGGATGCTTTCCCGTCACAAAgctgttttaaattttacatgtcTTGAGATGAGAAACCATGAGCAACCAATTGAAGCCCGAAGTGGAGCCCAAGAACTTGTCCAGCAG GTCCTTAGTGGATGCTGGATGGAAAAACTAGAAGTTGCAGGGGAAAATGCACTTGCAAGATATGACAGTGAAGCTTACAACCAAATCCTTTTAAACGCTAGACCAAATGGTATTAGCAAATGGGGCCCTCCAAAACTAAAAATGTATAGCATGGCATACCTCCGCTTGTCAGATGAATTACTACAACAAACAAACTTTGATATATTCAAAGCCTTTGTGAGAAAGATGCATGCTAATCTG gATTATTGTCCCGAGCCAGAGAGGTATTATCATTTTAGGGTACCTATGGAGCTGTCAAAGCCAAGGATTCCACTGGAGGTTCTTCTTGAAGCAACCAAACCAGTGAAGCCTTATGCATG gaTCCCTGATGATAATCACGGTACACTGGATGAGATATATGATTGCGTAGTGGACGGGCTGGACTTTCCGGACTACTACTAG
- the LOC114374501 gene encoding serine/threonine-protein phosphatase 7 long form homolog, with translation MKLAQLKVNGALVNAFIERWRPETHTFHLKCGEATITLQDVSVLLGIPVDGRPLIGNTNIDGFELFHELLGVMPDDAAIDGNSIKLSWLSSHFANIHDFTGNQEGLERFARAWILRFIGGVMFVDKSSKRVHLKYLQFLRDLRECSSYAWGAAVLGNLYREMCIATDYNAKSIGGFTLLIQLWAWERCPTLAPSVIPPQQQNAPLGYRWLGGELHHIGNDNLIEFRRKLDVMKRDEVTILMFVY, from the exons ATGAAATTGGCGCAGCTGAAAGTGAATGGAGCATTGGTGAATGCTTTTATTGAAAGGTGGAGGCCAGAAACGCATACATTTCATTTGAAGTGTGGAGAGGCAACTATTACACTTCAAGATGTTTCTGTGCTACTTGGTATTCCTGTGGATGGAAGACCATTAATTGGAAATACAAATATTGATGGGTTTGAATTGTTTCATGAATTATTGGGTGTCATGCCTGACGATGCTGCAATTGATGGGAACTCAATTAAATTGAGTTGGTTGTCTTCTCATTTTGCAAATATTCATGATTTTACAGGCAACCAAGAAGGCCTTGAAAGATTTGCTCGTGCTTGGATCTTACGATTCATAGGTGGGGTAATGtttgttgacaaaagcagcAAACGGGTGCATTTGAAATATTTGCAGTTTCTGAGAGACCTTAGAGAGTGCAGTAGttatgcatggggagctgctGTTTTGGGTAACCtttatagagagatgtgcatcGCAACAGACTATAATGCTAAATCAATAGGCGGTTTCACTCTCTTGATTCAATtatgggcatgggaacgatgccCAACATTAGCCCCCTCAGTtattcctccacaacaacaaaacgCGCCACTTGGTTACAG ATGGTTGGGAGGTGAATTGCATCACATAGGCAATGACAATTTAATTGAGTTTCGTCGTAAATTAGATGTCATGAAACGCGACGAGGTAAcaattttgatgtttgtttattaa